A genomic window from Vigna radiata var. radiata cultivar VC1973A chromosome 2, Vradiata_ver6, whole genome shotgun sequence includes:
- the LOC106777330 gene encoding SRSF protein kinase 1, whose product MERNENYSSEEECMEDYRRGGYHAVRIGDAFNNGRYVVQSKLGWGHFSTVWLAWDTLISRFVALKIQKSAQHYTEAAMDEIKILKQIAEGDLDDKKCVVKLLDHFKHSGPNGQHVCMVFEFLGDNLLTLIKYTDYRGVPLHMVKEICFHILVGLDYLHRELSVIHTDLKPENVLLQSLINPSKDPRKSGASLILPNTKGKAASNNGTHQDNKILNGDPLKSQKKKVKRKAKVAQGFVGTETSEEAEDYKGPEQEDCGNDVKSSVESVEDKPDSSLSKDESTKNFEKDASQGSHSHMSSSRSMKKKLLAAVDLRCKLVDFGSACWTYKQFTNDIQTRQYRCPEVLLGSKYSTPADLWSFACICFELATGDVLFDPHSGDNYDRDEDHLALMMELVGKMPPKIALGGRYSREFFNTHGDLRHISNLRFWPIDKVLMDKYNFSEQDTKDMVDFLVPILDFVPEKRPTAAQCLSHPWLNTGPRTLQPSITSVQPDAVNEELSERRKREAAEKESVEIGLRNIAIKGTSEPLKDSQPLKSPKYI is encoded by the exons ATGGAAAGGAACGAAAATTACAGTTCAGAGGAGGAATGCATGGAGGATTACAGGCGTGGAGGGTACCATGCCGTTCGAATCGGCGATGCTTTCAACAACGGCCGCTACGTCGTGCAGTCCAAGCTCGGTTGGGGCCATTTTTCCACCGTTTGGCTCGCTTGGGACACTCTCATTTCG CGTTTTGTAGCCCTTAAAATTCAAAAGAGTGCGCAACATTACACTGAAGCTGCAATGGATGAAATAAAGATTCTCAAACAAATAGCCGAGGGGGACCTGGATGATAAGAAATGTGTTGTGAAGCTTTTGGATCATTTCAAGCATTCGGGGCCTAATGGACAGCATGTGTGTATGGTTTTTGAATTCCTGGGTGACAATCTTCTCACCCTTATTAAATATACTGACTATCGTGGGGTTCCACTCCACATGGTTAAAGAAATCTGTTTTCATATATTGGTGGGCTTAGATTACTTGCATCGTGAGCTTTCTGTTATACACACTGATTTAAAGCCAGAAAATGTGTTGCTTCAGTCACTGATAAATCCATCCAAAGATCCTAGGAAATCAGGTGCTTCACTCATCCTTCCGAATACTAAGGGTAAGGCTGCGTCTAACAATGGGACTCACCAAgacaataaaattttgaatggaGATCCACTGAAGAGCCAGAAAAAGAAAGTCAAGAGGAAGGCTAAGGTAGCTCAAGGCTTTGTTGGGACGGAAACTTCAGAGGAAGCTGAGGATTATAAAGGACCCGAGCAAGAAGATTGTGGTAATGATGTAAAATCAAGTGTAGAATCTGTTGAAGATAAACCTGATAGTTCTCTGAGTAAAGATGAATCAACaaagaattttgaaaaggaTGCTTCACAAGGAAGTCATAGTCATATGAGTAGCAGCCGTtccatgaaaaagaaattgcTGGCAGCCGTTGACCTTAGGTGCAAGCTGGTTGATTTTGGTAGTGCTTGTTGGACTTACAAACAATTCACGAATGATATTCAGACAAGGCAATATAGGTGTCCTGAGGTTCTTCTTGGATCCAAATACTCAACCCCAGCAGATTTATGGTCCTTTGCTTGCATTTGCTTTGAGCTTGCAACTGGTGATGTTCTTTTTGATCCTCACAGTGGTGACAACTATGATAGAGATGAG GACCATCTGGCATTGATGATGGAGCTTGTTGGGAAGATGCCTCCGAAG ATTGCACTAGGGGGACGATATTCTCGAGAATTTTTCAATACACATGGTGACTTGAGGCACATAAGCAATTTGAGATTCTGGCCAATTGATAAGGTGCTGATGGACAAGTATAATTTCAGTGAGCAAGACACAAAGGACATGGTTGACTTCCTTGTTCCAATACTTGATTTCGTCCCAGAAAAGAGACCAACAGCTGCTCAGTGCCTTAGTCATCCGTGGTTGAATACAGGTCCTCGTACTCTTCAGCCCTCAATAACTTCCGTTCAACCTGATGCCGTCAATGAGGAATTGTCTGAAAGAAGGAAAAGGGAAGCTGCTGAAAAAGAGTCAGTGGAAATTGGTTTGAGGAATATAGCCATTAAAGGAACTTCTGAGCCTCTCAAAGACTCCCAACCTCTAAAATCacccaaatatatataa
- the LOC106755836 gene encoding recQ-mediated genome instability protein 2 — MDYSLAALKLLCSQLKQAGEVPSQNSYTLGGLLFQRAWLQGVLVSVSDTGSLLLDDGTGLIELSLTGEFRHRSWQLGMYVMVVGGYVARAGELPMIKIHKIVDLSSSPDREAMWYLEVIEAYKMFYQPLVEEFT; from the exons ATGGACTATAGCTTGGCAGCGTTGAAACTTTTGTGCTCGCAGCTGAAGCAGGCTGGAGAAGTACCCTCTCAAAACAGCTACACGCTCGGCGGCCTCCTCTTCCAGCGAGCGTGGCTGCAG GGCGTTCTTGTCTCCGTCTCCGACACCGGCTCTCTGCTTCTCGACGACGGCACCGGCCTCATCGAGCTCTCCCTCACTGGGGAGTTTCGCCACCGTAGCTGGCAACTCG GGATGTATGTAATGGTAGTTGGAGGATATGTTGCACGTGCGGGAGAACTTCCTATGATCAAG ATTCACAAGATTGTTGATCTTTCATCATCTCCTGACCGAGAGGCTATGTGGTATCTTGAAGTGATTGAGGCATACAAAATGTTCTATCAGCCTCTTGTTGAAGAATTTACATGA
- the LOC106778962 gene encoding GDSL esterase/lipase At5g22810-like, whose amino-acid sequence MRYSWSFFISFLLALLLNVSNGQPLVPALFIFGDSVVDVGNNNHKLTLIKANFLPYGRDFENHYPTGRFCNGKLAIDFTAEVLGFTSHPPAYLNLNTEGNNLLNGSNFASAASGYYEPTAKLYNAIPLSQQLEYYKECQKKLVEAAGKSNASSIISDAIYLVSAGTSDFIQNYYINPLLNKFYTVDEFSDTLLQSYSDFIKSLHALGARRIGVTSLPPIGCLPGAITLFGITSNECVARLNNDAITFNEKLNTTSRNLKNMLPGLNLVIFDIYQPLYDLVTKPSQHGFSEARKGCCGTGLIETSILCNRYSTGTCTNASEYVFWDSFHPSEAANKVLADSLVAAGISLISNQTLHNIVYTGVV is encoded by the exons ATGAGGTATTCATGGTccttcttcatttcttttcttcttgctttgtTGCTGAATGTGAGCAATGGACAGCCTCTGGTACCTGCATTGTTCATATTTGGGGACTCTGTTGTTGATGTGGGCAATAATAATCACAAACTTACATTAATAAAAGCAAACTTTCTTCCTTATGGAAGAGACTTTGAAAATCACTATCCAACAGGAAGGTTCTGCAATGGAAAGCTTGCCATAGATTTCACAG CTGAAGTTCTTGGATTTACATCTCATCCCCCAGCTTACCTTAACTTGAACACCGAAGGAAATAACCTCTTGAATGGTTCCAACTTTGCCTCAGCTGCTTCTGGTTACTATGAACCCACAGCCAAACTATAT AATGCAATTCCATTGAGTCAGCAACTAGAATACTACAAGGAATGCCAGAAAAAATTGGTGGAAGCAGCAGGAAAATCAAATGCTTCATCAATTATATCCGATGCTATATATCTTGTCAGTGCTGGAACAAGTGATTTCATTCAGAACTACTACATAAATCCTTTGCTTAACAAGTTTTATACAGTTGATGAATTCTCAGACACCCTCTTGCAGTCCTATTCAGACTTCATCAAG AGTTTACATGCACTGGGAGCAAGGAGGATCGGTGTGACATCATTGCCTCCTATAGGTTGCTTACCTGGAGCCATCACTCTCTTTGGTATTACTAGCAACGAATGTGTTGCCAGATTAAACAATGATGCAATTACCTTCAATGAAAAGCTCAACACCACATCTCGTAACTTGAAAAACATGCTTCCAGGCCTCAATTTGGTTATCTTTGATATCTACCAACCTCTCTATGACTTGGTCACCAAGCCTTCTCAACATG GATTTTCTGAAGCAAGGAAAGGTTGTTGTGGAACAGGGTTGATAGAGACATCTATATTGTGCAATAGGTATTCCACAGGAACATGTACCAATGCATCTGAGTATGTATTCTGGGATAGTTTCCATCCTTCAGAAGCTGCTAACAAGGTTTTGGCTGATAGTTTGGTTGCTGCTGGAATCTCTCTCATATCTAATCAAACACTTCACAATATAGTCTACACGGGCGTTGTTTGA
- the LOC106756623 gene encoding GDSL esterase/lipase At5g22810 yields MEYSRSFLASFLLALLLNLSNGQPLVPALFIFGDSVVDVGNNNHKFTVMKANFPPYGRDFENHYPTGRFCNGKLATDFTAEVLGFTSYPPAYLNLNNKGNNLLNGANFASAASGYYEPTAKLYNAIPLRQQLEYYKECQNKLVEAAGQSSASSIISDAIYLVSAGTSDFIQNYYINPLLNKFYTIDQFSDTLLRFYSDFIQSLHALGARRIGVTSLPPIGCLPGAITLFGFNSNECVASLNSDAITFNVKLNTTSHNLQNMLPGLNLVVFDIYQPLYDLVTKPSENGFFEARKACCGTGLIETSILCNRKSIGTCTNSSEYVFWDSFHPSEAANRLLADSLVAAGISLIS; encoded by the exons ATGGAGTATTCAAGGTCCTTCTTGGcttcttttcttcttgctttgtTGCTGAATTTGAGCAATGGACAGCCTCTGGTACCTGCATTGTTCATATTTGGGGACTCTGTTGTTGATGTGGGcaataataatcacaaatttACTGTTATGAAAGCAAACTTTCCTCCTTATGGAAGAGACTTTGAGAATCACTATCCAACAGGAAGGTTCTGCAATGGAAAGCTTGCCACAGACTTCACAg CTGAAGTACTTGGATTTACCTCTTATCCCCCAGCTTACCTTAACTTGAACAACAAAGGAAATAACCTCTTGAATGGTGCTAACTTTGCCTCAGCTGCTTCTGGTTACTATGAACCCACAGCCAAACTATAT AATGCAATTCCATTGCGCCAGCAGCTGGAATACTACAAGGAGTGCCAGAACAAATTGGTGGAAGCAGCAGGACAATCAAGTGCTTCATCAATTATATCTGATGCTATATATCTTGTCAGTGCTGGAACAAGTGATTTCATTCAGAACTACTACATAAATCCTTTGCTTAACAAGTTTTATACAATTGATCAATTCTCAGACACCCTCTTGAGGTTCTATTCAGACTTCATCCAG AGTTTACATGCACTGGGAGCAAGGAGGATCGGTGTGACATCATTGCCTCCAATAGGTTGCTTACCTGGAGCCATCACTCTCTTTGGTTTTAATAGCAACGAATGTGTGGCCAGTTTAAACAGTGATGCAATTACCTTCAATGTAAAGCTAAACACCACATCACATAACTTGCAAAACATGCTTCCAGGCCTCAATTTGGTTGTCTTTGATATCTACCAACCTCTCTATGATTTGGTCACCAAGCCTTCTGAAAATG GATTTTTTGAAGCAAGGAAGGCTTGTTGTGGAACAGGGTTGATAGAGACATCTATATTGTGCAATAGGAAGTCCATAGGAACATGCACCAATTCATCTGAGTATGTATTCTGGGATAGTTTCCATCCCTCAGAGGCTGCTAACAGGCTTTTGGCCGATAGTTTGGTTGCTGCTGGAATCTCTCTCATATCCTAA
- the LOC106756622 gene encoding putative pentatricopeptide repeat-containing protein At3g49142 isoform X1 — protein sequence MKAIAPLTHQLPKLQTLVSSIRKSPGSSQNPVLVLELLGKALDQYPDIKTLKNVHSKAFNLCFHENPSLGIKLMRAYAACGEPGLARKVFDGIPERNVIFYNVMIRSYVNNHRYNDALLVFRDMVDGGFSPDNYTYPCVLKACSCSDNPRIGFQLHGVVFKVGFDLNLFVGNGLIALYGKCGCLLEARRVLGEMPSRDVVSWNSMVAGYVQNKRFDDALQICREMESLRHKPDAGTMASLLPALTDTSSEIISYVKQMFVNLEKKNLVSWNVMITAYMKNSMPEKAVDLYLQMEKCEVEPDAITCASVLPACGDLSALLLGRRIHEYVERKNLCPNLLLENSLIDMYARCGCLEDARRVFDRMKFRDVASWTSLISAYGMTGKGYNAVALFTEMLNSGQSPDSIAFVAIISACSHSGLYNEGKLYFKQMTDDYGITPRIEHFSCLVDLLGRSGRVDEAYNFIKQMPMEPNERIWGTLLSSCRVYSNMDIGLVAADKLLQLDPEESGYYVLLSNIYAKAGRWTEVTATRSLMKRRKIRKRPGISNVELNNQVHTFLAGDTSHPQSKEIYEELSVLVGKMKELGYVPETDSALHDVEEEDKECHLAVHSEKLAIVFAILNTRESPIRITKNLRVCGDCHIAVKLISKIVQREIVVRDTNRFHHFKDGTCSCCDYW from the coding sequence ATGAAAGCAATTGCTCCGTTGACTCACCAACTTCCCAAGTTACAGACCTTGGTTTCTTCAATTAGAAAATCACCGGGGTCCTCACAAAACCCAGTTCTTGTTTTGGAACTTCTGGGCAAAGCGTTAGACCAATACCCAGATatcaaaacattgaaaaatgtGCATTCGAAGGCTTTTAATCTCTGCTTTCATGAAAATCCATCTCTGGGAATCAAACTCATGAGAGCCTATGCTGCGTGCGGAGAACCTGGATTGGCACGCAAGGTGTTTGATGGAATTCCTGAGAGGAATGTTATTTTCTATAATGTCATGATCAGAAGTTATGTGAATAACCATCGGTACAATGATGCATTGCTTGTTTTCAGGGACATGGTTGATGGTGGATTTAGTCCTGATAACTATACTTACCCTTGTGTTTTGAAGGCTTGCTCTTGCTCTGACAATCCGAGAATCGGGTTTCAACTTCACGGAGTTGTTTTTAAGGTTGGGTTTgacttgaatttatttgttggaAATGGTCTTATTGCGTTGTACGGTAAGTGTGGTTGCTTGCTAGAGGCACGGCGTGTTCTTGGTGAAATGCCAAGTAGAGATGTTGTTTCATGGAACTCAATGGTTGCTGGATATGTTCAGAATAAGCGGTTTGATGATGCGCTACAGATTTGCCGAGAAATGGAGTCTCTAAGGCATAAACCGGATGCCGGTACAATGGCTAGTCTCCTGCCAGCATTAACTGACACTTCATCAGAAATTATTTCATATGTTAAGCAGATGTTTGTGAATTTGGAGAAGAAAAATTTGGTCTCATGGAATGTGATGATAACTGCGTATATGAAAAACTCAATGCCTGAAAAAGCTGTTGATCTTTATTTACAAATGGAGAAATGTGAAGTGGAACCAGATGCAATCACTTGTGCTAGTGTACTTCCAGCATGTGGCGATCTTTCAGCTTTGTTGTTAGGAAGGAGGATTCATGAATATGTTGAGAGGAAGAATCTATGTCCAAATTTGCTTCTGGAGAATTCATTGATAGACATGTATGCTAGATGTGGATGTCTAGAAGATGCAAGAAGAGTGTTTGACAGAATGAAGTTTCGTGATGTTGCATCTTGGACTTCATTGATATCTGCCTATGGTATGACTGGAAAAGGCTATAATGCTGTGGCACTCTTCACTGAAATGCTAAATTCAGGTCAAAGTCCAGATTCCATTGCCTTTGTCGCAATTATCTCAGCCTGCAGCCATTCAGGATTATACAATGAAGGGAAGCTTTACTTTAAGCAGATGACAGACGATTATGGAATAACACCAAGAATTGAACACTTCTCTTGTTTGGTGGATCTTTTAGGACGGTCTGGACGAGTAGATGAGGCCtataatttcatcaaacagaTGCCAATGGAGCCTAATGAAAGAATTTGGGGAACACTGCTTAGCTCCTGTCGGGTGTATTCTAACATGGATATTGGGCTTGTAGCTGCTGACAAACTTCTTCAGTTGGATCCTGAGGAATCTGGCTACTATGTAttgttatcaaatatttatgCAAAGGCTGGTAGATGGACAGAAGTAACAGCTACTCGATCActaatgaagagaagaaaaattcgAAAAAGACCTGGGATCAGCAATGTTGAGCTAAATAATCAGGTCCACACCTTTCTTGCGGGTGACACGTCACACCCACAGTCAAAGGAAATATATGAAGAGCTGAGTGTGCTGGTTGGGAAAATGAAAGAGTTAGGATACGTCCCTGAGACTGATTCTGCTCTTCATGACGTGGAGGAGGAGGATAAAGAATGCCATCTAGCTGTTCACAGCGAGAAGTTAGCTATTGTGTTTGCTATTTTGAATACCCGTGAATCTCCAATCAGAATTACCAAAAACCTACGTGTTTGTGGAGATTGCCATATTGCTGTCAAGCTTATCTCTAAGATAGTTCAACGTGAAATTGTCGTCAGGGACACCAATCGATTCCACCATTTTAAGGATGGTACATGCTCTTGTTGTGATTATTGGTGA
- the LOC106756622 gene encoding putative pentatricopeptide repeat-containing protein At3g49142 isoform X2 translates to MLRAENLDWHARDMVDGGFSPDNYTYPCVLKACSCSDNPRIGFQLHGVVFKVGFDLNLFVGNGLIALYGKCGCLLEARRVLGEMPSRDVVSWNSMVAGYVQNKRFDDALQICREMESLRHKPDAGTMASLLPALTDTSSEIISYVKQMFVNLEKKNLVSWNVMITAYMKNSMPEKAVDLYLQMEKCEVEPDAITCASVLPACGDLSALLLGRRIHEYVERKNLCPNLLLENSLIDMYARCGCLEDARRVFDRMKFRDVASWTSLISAYGMTGKGYNAVALFTEMLNSGQSPDSIAFVAIISACSHSGLYNEGKLYFKQMTDDYGITPRIEHFSCLVDLLGRSGRVDEAYNFIKQMPMEPNERIWGTLLSSCRVYSNMDIGLVAADKLLQLDPEESGYYVLLSNIYAKAGRWTEVTATRSLMKRRKIRKRPGISNVELNNQVHTFLAGDTSHPQSKEIYEELSVLVGKMKELGYVPETDSALHDVEEEDKECHLAVHSEKLAIVFAILNTRESPIRITKNLRVCGDCHIAVKLISKIVQREIVVRDTNRFHHFKDGTCSCCDYW, encoded by the exons ATGCTGCGTGCGGAGAACCTGGATTGGCACGCAAG GGACATGGTTGATGGTGGATTTAGTCCTGATAACTATACTTACCCTTGTGTTTTGAAGGCTTGCTCTTGCTCTGACAATCCGAGAATCGGGTTTCAACTTCACGGAGTTGTTTTTAAGGTTGGGTTTgacttgaatttatttgttggaAATGGTCTTATTGCGTTGTACGGTAAGTGTGGTTGCTTGCTAGAGGCACGGCGTGTTCTTGGTGAAATGCCAAGTAGAGATGTTGTTTCATGGAACTCAATGGTTGCTGGATATGTTCAGAATAAGCGGTTTGATGATGCGCTACAGATTTGCCGAGAAATGGAGTCTCTAAGGCATAAACCGGATGCCGGTACAATGGCTAGTCTCCTGCCAGCATTAACTGACACTTCATCAGAAATTATTTCATATGTTAAGCAGATGTTTGTGAATTTGGAGAAGAAAAATTTGGTCTCATGGAATGTGATGATAACTGCGTATATGAAAAACTCAATGCCTGAAAAAGCTGTTGATCTTTATTTACAAATGGAGAAATGTGAAGTGGAACCAGATGCAATCACTTGTGCTAGTGTACTTCCAGCATGTGGCGATCTTTCAGCTTTGTTGTTAGGAAGGAGGATTCATGAATATGTTGAGAGGAAGAATCTATGTCCAAATTTGCTTCTGGAGAATTCATTGATAGACATGTATGCTAGATGTGGATGTCTAGAAGATGCAAGAAGAGTGTTTGACAGAATGAAGTTTCGTGATGTTGCATCTTGGACTTCATTGATATCTGCCTATGGTATGACTGGAAAAGGCTATAATGCTGTGGCACTCTTCACTGAAATGCTAAATTCAGGTCAAAGTCCAGATTCCATTGCCTTTGTCGCAATTATCTCAGCCTGCAGCCATTCAGGATTATACAATGAAGGGAAGCTTTACTTTAAGCAGATGACAGACGATTATGGAATAACACCAAGAATTGAACACTTCTCTTGTTTGGTGGATCTTTTAGGACGGTCTGGACGAGTAGATGAGGCCtataatttcatcaaacagaTGCCAATGGAGCCTAATGAAAGAATTTGGGGAACACTGCTTAGCTCCTGTCGGGTGTATTCTAACATGGATATTGGGCTTGTAGCTGCTGACAAACTTCTTCAGTTGGATCCTGAGGAATCTGGCTACTATGTAttgttatcaaatatttatgCAAAGGCTGGTAGATGGACAGAAGTAACAGCTACTCGATCActaatgaagagaagaaaaattcgAAAAAGACCTGGGATCAGCAATGTTGAGCTAAATAATCAGGTCCACACCTTTCTTGCGGGTGACACGTCACACCCACAGTCAAAGGAAATATATGAAGAGCTGAGTGTGCTGGTTGGGAAAATGAAAGAGTTAGGATACGTCCCTGAGACTGATTCTGCTCTTCATGACGTGGAGGAGGAGGATAAAGAATGCCATCTAGCTGTTCACAGCGAGAAGTTAGCTATTGTGTTTGCTATTTTGAATACCCGTGAATCTCCAATCAGAATTACCAAAAACCTACGTGTTTGTGGAGATTGCCATATTGCTGTCAAGCTTATCTCTAAGATAGTTCAACGTGAAATTGTCGTCAGGGACACCAATCGATTCCACCATTTTAAGGATGGTACATGCTCTTGTTGTGATTATTGGTGA
- the LOC106756145 gene encoding cell division cycle 5-like protein, translated as MRIMIKGGVWKNTEDEILKAAVMKYGKNQWARISSLLVRKSAKQCKARWYEWLDPSIKKTEWTREEDEKLLHLAKLMPTQWRTIAPIVGRTPSQCLERYEKLLDAACVKDEXYEPGDDPRKLRPGEIDPNPESKPARPDPVDMDEDEKEMLSEARARLANTKGKKAKRKAREKQLEEARRLASLQKKRELKAAGIDIRQRKRKRKGIDYNAEIPFEKRPPPGFFDVADEDRPVEQPKFPTTIEELEGKRRVDIEAQLRKQDIAKNKIAQRQDAPSAILHANKLNDPETVRKRSKLMLPPPQISDQELDEIAKLGYASDLAGSQELTEGSGATRALLANYAQTPGQGVTPLRTPQRTPSGKGDAIMMEAENLARLRESQTPLLGGENPELHPSDFSGVTPKKKDIQTPNPMLTPSATPGGAGLTPRIGMTPTRDGFSFSMTPKGTPLRDELRINEDMNMHXSTKRELQRQADXRRSLRSGLGSLPQPKNEYQIVMEPVTEDAEEPEEKIEEDMSDRIAREKAEEEARQQALLRKRSKVLQRELPRPPAASLELIRNSLIRSDGDKSSFVPPTSIEQADEMIRKELLTLLEHDNAKYPLDDKVNKEKKKGVKRSADLSAVPVIEDFEEDEMKDADKLIKEEVQYLCAAMGHENEPLEEFIEAHRTCLNDLMYFPTRNAYGLSSVAGNMEKLAALQNEFENVRKKLDDDKEKMVRLEKKVTVITQGYEMRAKKSIWPQIEATFKQMDIAATELECFKALQNQEQLAASHRINNLWSEVQKQKELEKTLQNRYGSLIEELEKMQNIMNQCRLKAEQQKEIEANNAHAETNETKINETDVQDTGSIVPHSAEDGNAQAITVESSHDGTSDQQVEIMQDKSTSSPSHDMNVDSDNMHTVHDSDAKLANASPAAENVVEKVEGSSPTDGYTDNGENVSEMGASMEINSPNQDVVANAVTTGESSMEETNAVTEETN; from the exons ATGAGGATTATGATAAAGGGCGGTGTTTGGAAAAACACCGAAGATGAAATCCTGAAAGCGGCTGTTATGAAATATGGTAAGAATCAATGGGCTCGAATCTCTTCGCTCCTTGTTCGCAAATCTGCCAAGCAATGCAAAGCTCGCTGGTACGAGTGGCTTGATCCCTCCATAAAGAAG ACTGAGTGGACTAGAGAAGAGGATGAGAAGTTACTTCATCTTGCTAAGCTCATGCCCACTCAGTGGAGAACAATTGCTCCAATTGTAGGTCGTACACCTTCTCAGTGTCTTGAGCGGTATGAGAAGCTCCTTGATGCAGCCTGTGTAAAAGATGAGAANTATGAGCCTGGTGATGATCCTCGAAAATTGCGTCCTGGGGAGATTGATCCAAACCCCGAGTCAAAACCTGCACGGCCTGATCCTGTTGATATGGATGAGGATGAAAAGGAGATGCTTTCTGAAGCACGAGCCCGATTAGCCAACACAAAgggaaagaaagcaaaaaggaaaGCTAGGGAGAAACAGCTTGAGGAAGCNAGGAGGCTTGCTTCCCTACAAAAGAAGAGGGAATTGAAGGCGGCTGGAATTGATATCAGGCAGCGNaagagaaaaaggaaaggaatAGACTACAATGCAGAAATTCCATTTGAGAAAAGGCCTCCTCCAGGNTTTTTCGATGTTGCAGATGAAGATAGACCAGTGGAACAGCCCAAGTTCCCTACTACAATTGAAGAACTTGAGGGGAAAAGGAGGGTTGATATTGAGGCACAATTAAGAAAGCAGGAcattgcaaaaaataaaattgcacaAAGGCAAGATGCCCCATCTGCCATATTGCATGCCAACAAATTGAATGATCCAGAAACAGTAAGAAAGAGGTCAAAATTGATGCTTCCACCACCCCAGATATCTGATCAAGAATTGGATGAAATTGCTAAGTTGGGTTATGCTAGTGACCTTGCAGGGAGTCAGGAACTTACTGAAGGTAGTGGTGCTACACGTGCTCTTCTGGCTAATTATGCACAGACACCCGGTCAAGGAGTGACTCCTTTGCGAACCCCTCAGAGAACACCATCTGGTAAAGGAGATGCTATTATGATGGAAGCTGAAAATCTTGCCAGGTTGAGGGAGTCTCAAACGCCATTGTTGGGAGGAGAGAATCCGGAGTTGCATCCTTCAGATTTTTCTGGTGTCACTCCTAAGAAAAAAGACATTCAGACTCCAAATCCAATGCTGACCCCATCTGCAACTCCTGGAGGTGCAGGCCTCACTCCAAGAATTGGTATGACACCAACAAGAGATGGTTTTTCTTTTAGCATGACACCAAAGGGGACTCCTTTGAGGGATGAACTACGTATTAATGAGGACATGAATATGCATGANAGCACTAAACGTGAGCTGCAGAGACAGGCTGATATNAGAAGAAGTCTGCGTTCTGGTTTAGGAAGCCTTCCTCAGCCCAAGAATGAGTACCAAATAGTGATGGAACCAGTCACAGAAGATGCCGAAGAGCCTGAGGAGAAGATTGAAGAGGATATGTCTGACAGGATAGCTAGAGAAAAAGCAGAAGAAGAGGCAAGACAGCAGGCATTACTTAGAAAACGATCAAAGGTCCTTCAACGGGAACTTCCTAGACCCCCTGCTGCTTCATTGGAGCTTATAAGAAATTCCTTAATTAGATCTGATGGGGACAAGAGTTCCTTTGTTCCACCAACCTCTATTGAGCAGGCTGATGAGATGATTAGAAAGGAGCTTCTAACTTTACTGGAGCATGACAATGCTAAGTATCCGCTTGATGATAAAGTGaataaggagaaaaagaaaggagtcAAGCGATCTGCAGATTTGTCTGCGGTCCCTGTGATAGAAGATTTTGAGGAAGATGAAATGAAAGAT GCTGATAAGTTGATAAAGGAAGAAGTCCAATATCTTTGTGCCGCAATGGGACATGAAAATGAGCCCCTTGAAGAATTTATTGAAGCACATCGAACCTGCCTCAATGATCTTATGTACTTTCCTACCCGTAATGCATATGGTCTCTCCAGTGTTGCTGGGAACATGGAAAAACTAGCTGCTTTGCAAAATGAATTTGAGAATGTGAGAAAGAAATTGGATGATGATAAGGAGAAGATGGTACGGCTTGAGAAGAAGGTGACTGTTATCACACAAGGATACGAG ATGAGAGCAAAGAAAAGTATCTGGCCGCAAATTGAGGCCACTTTCAAGCAGATGGATATAGCTGCAACCGAGTTAGAATGCTTTAAAGCTTTGCAAAATCAGGAGCAGTTAGCAGCATCNCACAGGATAAACAATTTGTGGAGTGAAGTACAGAAGCAAAAGGAACTTGAAAAAACTTTGCAAAACAGGTACGGGAGTCTAATTGAAGAGCTGGAGAAGATGCAAAATATCATGAACCAATGCAGATTAAAGGCAGAGCagcaaaaagaaattgaagcaAACAATGCTCATGCTGAGACCAATGAGACCAAAATCAATGAAACTGATGTGCAGGATACCGGGAGTATTGTACCTCACTCAGCAGAGGATGGAAATGCTCAAGCAATAACAGTCGAGTCATCACATGATGGAACTTCTGACCAGCAAGTTGAGATTATGCAAGACAAGTCGACTTCTAGCCCCAGCCATGACATGAATGTGGATTCTGATAACATGCATACAGTACATGACAGTGATGCTAAATTAGCAAATGCTTCACCAGCTGCTGAGAATGTTGTTGAAAAAGTGGAAGGTAGTAGCCCTACTGATGGTTATACTGACAATGGGGAGAACGTGTCAGAAATGGGTGCTTCAATGGAAATAAATAGCCCCAATCAAGATGTAGTTGCGAATGCTGTAACCACAGGTGAGAGCAGCATGGAAGAAACCAATGCTGTTACGGAGGAGACAAATTAG